A stretch of the Streptomyces sp. WMMB303 genome encodes the following:
- a CDS encoding SpoIIE family protein phosphatase — translation METERVTEHEKPAVNSTTDPTHPAPSGDAPTGTGGAGEQPARRGREGVPPRPRPHPSQPGDAAGRGVTEPTAEDDALSERSERERRGGDRLRFVGAATRRIARGVDLDETVLGLCRASVPAYSDAILVYLRDPLPVGDERPTGPFVLRLRRSDRIPEDPLSAQALQAAQASAGLAAPEAAGHPADAGYQGGAAAEASGLSLGMAAGMAAGAAGTAAAQLAEVRTGGPLAEVLRGVRPVFADSPAASAALPELLGPEREVPGGHRAILAPLRGRRRVIGAAVFLRRPDRPAFEPDDLLIAAQLATHTALGVDKAVLYGREAYIADELQRTMLPDELPQPTGVTLASRYLPAAETARVGGDWYDAIPLPGSRVALVVGDVMGHSMTSAAIMGQLRTTAQTLAGLDLPPQEVLHHLDEQAQRLGSDRMATCLYAVYDPVAHRIVIANAGHPPPVLLHRSGRAEVLRIPAGAPIGVGGVDFEAVELDAPAGATLLFYTDGLVESRQRDVWTGIEHLREKLAATARLTRPGASAPLEPLCDEVLDIVGPGDRDDDIALLAARFDGIAPSDVAYWFLDPRAQTARQARRLARRALTRWGLEELSDSVELLVSEIVTNAVRYAERPITLRLLRTDVLRCEVGDDVPQLPRLRQARATDEGGRGLYLVNRLARRWGATRLSTGKVVWFELPVPDAAPEPEPEL, via the coding sequence ATGGAAACCGAACGCGTGACGGAGCACGAGAAACCTGCGGTGAACAGCACCACCGATCCGACGCACCCCGCACCGTCGGGGGACGCACCCACCGGCACCGGCGGCGCCGGGGAACAGCCGGCGCGGCGAGGGCGCGAGGGCGTCCCGCCGAGACCGCGACCGCACCCGTCGCAGCCCGGTGACGCCGCCGGACGGGGCGTCACCGAGCCCACGGCGGAGGACGACGCGCTCAGCGAGCGGTCCGAGCGGGAGCGCCGCGGCGGCGACCGGCTGCGGTTCGTCGGCGCGGCGACGCGGCGTATCGCGCGCGGGGTGGACCTGGACGAGACGGTGCTGGGCCTGTGCCGCGCCAGCGTGCCGGCGTACTCGGACGCGATCCTCGTCTATCTGCGCGATCCGCTCCCGGTCGGCGACGAGCGGCCCACCGGCCCGTTCGTGCTGCGGCTGCGGCGCAGCGACCGGATCCCCGAGGACCCGCTGTCGGCGCAGGCGCTGCAGGCCGCACAGGCGTCGGCGGGCCTGGCGGCGCCCGAGGCCGCCGGGCATCCGGCCGACGCCGGGTACCAGGGAGGGGCCGCGGCGGAGGCGTCCGGCCTGTCCCTGGGCATGGCGGCGGGCATGGCGGCGGGTGCGGCGGGCACCGCGGCGGCGCAGCTCGCCGAGGTGCGCACCGGCGGTCCGCTGGCCGAGGTGCTGCGCGGGGTGCGGCCGGTCTTCGCGGACTCCCCCGCGGCCAGCGCCGCGCTGCCCGAACTCCTCGGCCCCGAACGCGAGGTGCCCGGCGGGCACCGGGCCATCCTGGCGCCGTTGCGGGGCCGCCGCCGGGTGATCGGCGCCGCGGTCTTCCTGCGCCGCCCGGACCGGCCGGCCTTCGAGCCGGACGATCTGCTGATCGCCGCGCAACTGGCCACCCATACGGCGCTCGGCGTGGACAAGGCGGTGCTCTACGGGCGGGAGGCGTACATCGCCGACGAGCTCCAGCGCACCATGCTGCCGGACGAACTCCCGCAGCCCACGGGGGTGACCCTGGCCAGCCGCTATCTGCCCGCCGCCGAGACGGCGCGGGTCGGCGGCGACTGGTACGACGCCATTCCGCTGCCCGGCTCGCGGGTGGCGCTGGTGGTCGGCGACGTGATGGGCCACTCGATGACCTCCGCGGCGATCATGGGCCAGTTGCGGACGACGGCGCAGACCCTGGCCGGGCTCGACCTGCCGCCCCAGGAGGTGCTGCACCACCTGGACGAGCAGGCCCAGCGGCTCGGCAGCGACCGTATGGCGACCTGCCTGTACGCCGTCTACGACCCGGTCGCGCACCGCATCGTGATCGCCAACGCGGGCCACCCGCCGCCGGTGCTGCTGCACCGCAGCGGACGGGCCGAGGTGCTGCGGATACCGGCGGGCGCGCCCATCGGCGTGGGCGGCGTCGACTTCGAGGCCGTGGAGCTGGACGCACCCGCGGGCGCCACGCTGCTGTTCTACACCGACGGGCTGGTCGAATCGCGGCAGCGCGACGTGTGGACCGGCATCGAGCATCTGCGCGAGAAGCTGGCCGCGACCGCCCGGTTGACCCGGCCGGGCGCCTCGGCCCCGCTGGAGCCGCTGTGCGACGAGGTGCTGGACATCGTCGGGCCGGGCGACCGGGACGACGACATCGCGCTGCTGGCCGCCCGGTTCGACGGCATCGCGCCGAGCGACGTGGCGTACTGGTTCCTCGACCCGCGCGCCCAGACCGCGCGGCAGGCCCGGCGGCTGGCCCGCCGGGCGCTGACCCGCTGGGGCCTGGAGGAGCTGTCGGACTCGGTCGAGCTGCTGGTGAGCGAGATCGTCACGAACGCGGTGCGGTACGCCGAACGCCCCATCACGCTGCGGCTGCTGCGCACCGACGTGCTGCGCTGCGAGGTGGGCGACGACGTACCGCAGTTGCCCCGGCTGCGGCAGGCCCGCGCCACCGACGAGGGCGGACGCGGGCTGTATCTGGTCAACCGGCTGGCCCGGCGGTGGGGCGCCACTCGGCTGTCCACCGGCAAGGTGGTCTGGTTCGAACTCCCGGTCCCGGACGCCGCACCGGAGCCCGAGCCGGAGCTGTGA
- a CDS encoding WhiB family transcriptional regulator — MLHTPHQSLQAAATVPAQRTPERDDQAGPWHADAVCRRDEAGLFFAPSKEPTAARLSREQAAKRVCSGCPVLVECREHALVMPEPYGVWGGLTAAERRVVLSRRRRAAKSAASGPAEVSRIA, encoded by the coding sequence GTGCTGCACACGCCGCATCAGTCCCTGCAGGCCGCCGCCACCGTCCCCGCACAGCGAACGCCTGAGCGAGACGACCAAGCGGGCCCCTGGCACGCTGACGCCGTCTGCCGCCGGGACGAGGCGGGTCTCTTCTTCGCCCCCTCCAAAGAACCCACCGCCGCCCGGCTCTCCCGTGAACAGGCCGCCAAGCGCGTCTGCTCGGGCTGCCCCGTCCTGGTCGAGTGCCGCGAGCACGCCCTGGTGATGCCCGAGCCCTACGGCGTCTGGGGCGGCCTCACCGCCGCGGAGCGCCGCGTCGTCCTCTCGCGCCGCCGCCGCGCCGCGAAGTCCGCTGCCTCGGGGCCCGCGGAGGTCTCCCGTATCGCCTAG
- a CDS encoding DUF4245 domain-containing protein produces the protein MAADKKRGAQAVRDMVISLIVIILAAGVVYLFVPHDDKKDPVKPVGYRVELASARRAAPYPVAAPQGLSDQWRATSVRYKADSPLGSAWHLGFMTPDNEYAAVEQSDEERPARFVEDVTQGAEKTAKKQRVAGAEWTRYRGPKYDALVRTAEDGKSVTVVTGTASFQQLGELAGALRAESHRPAESPSASPAEQAG, from the coding sequence GTGGCAGCAGACAAGAAACGCGGCGCCCAGGCCGTGCGCGACATGGTCATCTCGCTGATAGTGATCATTCTCGCCGCCGGGGTCGTCTACCTGTTCGTCCCGCACGACGACAAGAAGGACCCGGTCAAGCCCGTCGGATACCGGGTCGAGTTGGCGTCGGCACGGCGCGCGGCGCCGTACCCGGTCGCCGCGCCGCAGGGGCTGTCCGACCAGTGGCGCGCCACCTCCGTCCGCTACAAGGCGGACAGCCCGCTGGGGTCGGCCTGGCACCTGGGCTTCATGACGCCGGACAACGAGTACGCCGCCGTCGAGCAGAGCGACGAGGAACGGCCGGCGCGGTTTGTCGAAGATGTCACCCAGGGCGCGGAGAAGACGGCGAAGAAGCAGCGCGTCGCGGGCGCGGAGTGGACCCGCTACCGCGGCCCCAAGTACGACGCGCTGGTGCGTACCGCCGAGGACGGCAAGTCGGTGACGGTGGTCACAGGTACGGCGAGCTTCCAGCAGTTGGGCGAGCTGGCCGGAGCGCTCCGCGCCGAGTCGCACAGGCCCGCCGAGAGCCCGTCCGCTTCCCCTGCCGAGCAGGCCGGGTAG
- a CDS encoding exodeoxyribonuclease VII small subunit → MTTDTEGQAAAGGPAGAAADGAAGASQAELASADALSYEQARAELVEVVQRLESGGSTLEESLALWERGEELAGICRAWLEGARARLDAVLEEEEEEEEEEDTEEGER, encoded by the coding sequence ATGACGACGGATACGGAAGGTCAGGCCGCGGCAGGCGGCCCGGCGGGTGCCGCGGCGGACGGTGCGGCGGGCGCGTCCCAGGCGGAGCTGGCCTCGGCCGACGCGCTCAGTTACGAGCAGGCGCGGGCCGAGCTGGTCGAGGTCGTGCAGCGGCTGGAGTCCGGTGGCTCGACGCTGGAGGAGTCGCTGGCGCTGTGGGAGCGCGGCGAGGAGCTCGCGGGTATCTGCCGCGCCTGGCTGGAGGGGGCGCGGGCCCGGCTGGACGCGGTGCTGGAAGAGGAAGAAGAAGAGGAAGAGGAGGAAGACACGGAGGAGGGCGAGCGGTGA
- a CDS encoding DUF402 domain-containing protein: MTAEQTAHRQRWPTGTRILWRYRANGATHPHICRPVTVVRDTAELLAVWLAPGTECVRPEMADGTPVHHEPLATRYTKPRRAAFTPWFGTGVLKLARPGEPWSVWLFWADGWRFKNYYVNLEEPLLRWPGGVDSEDHFLDLEVGPDGRWEWRDEDEFAEAQRAGLLDAGQAERIRAAGRRAVEAVRSWGSPFADGWEHWRPDPAWPVPRLPEDWDRPPPDASGHRPPDAP, from the coding sequence ATGACAGCGGAACAGACGGCGCACCGGCAGCGGTGGCCCACAGGGACCCGGATCCTGTGGCGGTACCGCGCCAACGGCGCCACACACCCCCACATCTGCCGTCCTGTGACCGTCGTCCGGGACACGGCGGAGCTGCTGGCGGTCTGGCTGGCGCCCGGCACGGAGTGCGTACGGCCCGAGATGGCCGACGGTACGCCCGTGCACCACGAGCCGCTGGCCACCCGCTACACCAAGCCGCGCAGGGCCGCCTTCACCCCCTGGTTCGGGACGGGTGTGCTGAAGCTGGCGCGTCCGGGTGAGCCGTGGTCGGTGTGGCTCTTCTGGGCGGACGGCTGGCGGTTCAAGAACTACTACGTCAACCTCGAGGAGCCGCTGCTGCGCTGGCCGGGCGGCGTGGACTCCGAGGACCACTTCCTGGACCTGGAGGTGGGTCCGGACGGCCGCTGGGAGTGGCGGGACGAGGACGAGTTCGCCGAGGCGCAGCGCGCCGGGCTGTTGGACGCCGGGCAGGCGGAGCGGATCCGTGCGGCGGGGCGGCGCGCGGTAGAGGCGGTGCGGTCCTGGGGCTCGCCGTTCGCGGACGGCTGGGAGCACTGGCGGCCCGATCCGGCCTGGCCGGTGCCGCGGCTGCCGGAGGACTGGGATCGGCCGCCGCCGGACGCGTCCGGGCACCGGCCTCCCGATGCCCCTTGA
- a CDS encoding malonic semialdehyde reductase has translation MALALDPAAQDLLFREARTANTFTDEPVTEEQVQAIYDLVKYGPTAFNQSPLRLTLLRSPESRERLLAHMAEGNVPKTREAPLTVVLSYDLDFHERLPELFPHAPHIKDAVFAEESARESAGALNAALQAGYFILGVRSAGLAVGPMTGFDHDGVDKEFFGDGRQRVLLVANIGKPGPDAFAPRSPRLSYDDVVTAL, from the coding sequence ATGGCACTCGCCCTCGACCCCGCAGCCCAGGACCTCCTCTTCCGTGAGGCCCGCACCGCCAACACCTTCACGGACGAGCCGGTCACCGAGGAGCAGGTCCAGGCGATCTACGACCTGGTGAAGTACGGACCCACGGCCTTCAACCAGTCGCCGCTGCGCCTCACCCTGCTGCGCTCCCCCGAGTCCCGGGAGCGGCTGCTGGCGCACATGGCCGAGGGCAATGTGCCCAAGACCCGCGAGGCGCCGCTGACCGTGGTCCTCTCCTACGACCTGGACTTCCACGAGCGGCTGCCCGAGCTCTTCCCGCACGCCCCGCACATCAAGGACGCGGTCTTCGCGGAGGAGAGCGCACGGGAGAGCGCGGGTGCCCTCAATGCCGCACTCCAGGCCGGATACTTCATCCTCGGCGTGCGCTCCGCGGGGCTCGCCGTCGGTCCGATGACCGGCTTCGACCACGATGGGGTCGACAAGGAGTTCTTCGGCGACGGCCGGCAGCGCGTCCTGCTGGTCGCCAACATCGGTAAGCCGGGCCCCGACGCGTTCGCCCCGCGCTCGCCCCGGCTCTCCTACGACGACGTGGTGACCGCCCTCTGA
- the glpX gene encoding class II fructose-bisphosphatase: MTEHHHLPSPLEVSPEAPDRNLALELVRVTEAGAMASGRWVGKGDKNGADGAAVKAMRTLVSTVSMNGVVVIGEGEKDEAPMLYNGERVGDGTGAECDVAVDPVDGTTLTAKGMGNAVSVLAVAERGSMFDPSAVFYMDKLVTGPEAAEFVDITAPPAVNIRRIAKAKGCGVEDVTVVVLDRPRHEGLAREIREAGARIKFISDGDVAGAVMTVREETGVDLLLGVGGTPEGIIAACAIKCLGGTIQGKLWPKDDEERQRALDAGHDLDQVLLTDDLVSGENVFFVATGITDGDLLRGVHYRGERAYTQSLVMRSKSGTIRQIESVHRLSKLRAYSAVDFDRAR, translated from the coding sequence ATGACCGAACACCACCACCTGCCCTCCCCGCTCGAAGTCAGCCCGGAGGCACCCGACCGCAACCTGGCACTGGAGTTGGTGCGGGTCACCGAGGCGGGGGCGATGGCGTCGGGGCGCTGGGTCGGCAAGGGCGACAAGAACGGTGCGGACGGCGCGGCCGTCAAGGCGATGCGCACCCTCGTCTCCACGGTCTCCATGAACGGCGTGGTGGTGATCGGTGAGGGCGAGAAGGACGAGGCCCCGATGCTCTACAACGGGGAGCGCGTCGGCGACGGTACCGGCGCCGAGTGCGATGTGGCCGTGGATCCGGTGGACGGCACGACGCTCACCGCCAAGGGCATGGGCAACGCGGTCTCGGTGCTGGCCGTGGCCGAGCGGGGCTCGATGTTCGACCCGAGCGCGGTCTTCTACATGGACAAGCTGGTCACCGGGCCGGAGGCGGCGGAGTTCGTGGACATCACCGCGCCGCCCGCGGTGAACATCCGCCGGATCGCCAAGGCCAAGGGCTGCGGCGTGGAGGACGTGACCGTCGTCGTGCTCGACCGGCCGCGACATGAGGGCCTGGCCAGGGAGATCCGCGAGGCCGGCGCCCGGATCAAGTTCATCTCGGACGGCGATGTGGCGGGTGCCGTCATGACGGTGCGCGAGGAGACCGGCGTCGACCTGCTGCTCGGGGTCGGCGGCACCCCGGAGGGCATCATCGCGGCCTGCGCGATCAAGTGCCTCGGTGGGACGATACAGGGCAAACTGTGGCCCAAGGACGACGAGGAGCGGCAGCGCGCTCTGGACGCGGGCCACGACCTGGACCAGGTGCTGCTCACCGATGACCTGGTCAGCGGGGAGAATGTGTTCTTCGTCGCCACCGGTATCACCGACGGCGATCTGCTGCGGGGTGTGCACTACCGCGGCGAGCGTGCCTACACCCAGTCGCTGGTGATGCGGTCGAAGTCGGGCACCATCCGCCAGATCGAATCCGTGCACCGGCTCTCGAAGCTGCGGGCCTACAGCGCCGTCGACTTCGACCGCGCCCGCTGA
- a CDS encoding class I SAM-dependent methyltransferase, with protein MSIDRSGQPEAFDAIGDRYDEAFPHKEGQLACGAWLADQLPPGSRVLDVGCGTGLPTARRLTDAGHAVVGIDLSSSMLKLCRDNVPECDCHKLDVAALESSGLGPFDGIAAFFSLLMLPRDEIPLALRALHRQLRGEGPLVLGMVEADVNDFAIPFLGNSIRVSGYLRDDLRRVVQDAGFDVVGEDARAYAPASTDVPPEIQLFLQCRRRP; from the coding sequence ATGAGCATCGACAGATCCGGGCAACCCGAGGCGTTCGACGCCATAGGGGACCGCTACGACGAGGCCTTTCCGCACAAGGAGGGGCAGCTCGCCTGCGGCGCCTGGCTGGCGGACCAGTTGCCGCCCGGTTCCCGGGTACTGGACGTGGGCTGCGGCACCGGTCTGCCCACGGCGCGCCGGCTCACCGACGCGGGGCACGCGGTCGTCGGCATCGACCTGTCGTCCTCGATGCTGAAGCTGTGCCGCGACAACGTCCCCGAGTGCGATTGCCACAAGCTGGACGTGGCAGCGCTGGAGTCCTCGGGCCTGGGCCCGTTCGACGGTATCGCCGCCTTCTTCTCGCTGCTGATGCTGCCCCGCGACGAGATCCCTCTGGCGCTGCGCGCCCTGCACCGGCAACTGCGCGGCGAGGGCCCGCTGGTGCTCGGGATGGTGGAAGCGGATGTGAACGATTTCGCCATCCCGTTCCTGGGCAACTCGATCCGGGTATCCGGCTATCTGCGGGACGACCTGCGCCGGGTGGTCCAGGACGCGGGATTCGATGTCGTGGGAGAGGACGCACGCGCGTACGCTCCTGCGAGCACGGACGTACCTCCCGAGATTCAGCTTTTCTTGCAGTGCCGACGACGCCCATAG
- a CDS encoding fumarate hydratase: MSASSRPASPEFSYTDLLPAGADPTPYRLITSEGVSTFEADGRTFLKVEPEALRALAAEAVHDIQHYLRPGHLAQLRRILDDPEASANDRFVALDLLKNANIAAAGVLPMCQDTGTAIVMGKRGQQVLTAGGDEEALSRGIHDAYTRLNLRYSQMAPLTMWEERNTGTNLPAQIELYATDGDAYKFLFMAKGGGSANKSFLYQETKAVLNEASMMKFLEEKIRSLGTAACPPYHLAIVVGGTSAEYALKTAKYASAHYLDELPDAGSPAGHGFRDKELEEKVFELTQQIGIGAQFGGKYFCHDVRVVRLPRHGASCPVAIAVSCSADRQAKAKITAEGVFLEQLETDPARFLPETTDSELTESAGPDLDAVRIDLARPMDEILAELTKHPVRTRLSLTGTLVVARDIAHAKIKERLDAGEEMPQYLKDHPVYYAGPAKTPEGYASGSFGPTTAGRMDAYVEQFQAAGGSRVMLAKGNRSKQVTDACAAHGGFYLGSIGGPAARLAQDCIKKVEVLEYEELGMEAVWRIEVEDFPAFIVVDDKGNDFFADPAPEQPFVTSIPVRSGS, from the coding sequence ATGTCTGCCAGCTCCCGACCGGCCAGCCCGGAGTTCTCCTACACGGATCTGCTCCCCGCCGGCGCGGACCCCACGCCGTACCGCCTGATCACCAGCGAGGGCGTGAGCACTTTCGAAGCGGACGGGCGGACCTTCCTCAAGGTGGAGCCGGAGGCCCTGCGCGCGCTGGCGGCCGAGGCCGTCCACGACATCCAGCACTACCTGCGCCCCGGGCACCTCGCGCAGCTCCGCCGCATCCTGGACGACCCCGAGGCCAGCGCCAACGACCGGTTCGTCGCACTGGACCTGCTCAAGAACGCCAACATCGCGGCGGCCGGGGTGCTGCCCATGTGCCAGGACACCGGCACGGCGATCGTGATGGGCAAGCGCGGCCAGCAGGTGCTGACCGCGGGCGGCGACGAGGAGGCTCTCTCGCGCGGCATCCACGACGCCTACACCCGGCTCAACCTGCGCTACTCGCAGATGGCTCCGCTCACCATGTGGGAGGAGAGGAACACCGGCACCAACCTCCCGGCCCAGATCGAGCTGTACGCGACGGACGGCGACGCCTACAAGTTCCTGTTCATGGCCAAGGGCGGCGGCAGCGCCAACAAGTCCTTCCTCTACCAGGAGACGAAGGCCGTGCTCAACGAGGCGAGCATGATGAAGTTCCTGGAGGAGAAGATCCGTTCGCTGGGCACGGCCGCCTGCCCGCCGTACCACCTGGCGATCGTCGTCGGCGGCACCAGCGCCGAGTACGCGCTCAAGACCGCCAAGTACGCCTCCGCGCACTACCTGGACGAGCTCCCGGACGCCGGGTCGCCCGCCGGGCACGGCTTCCGGGACAAGGAGCTGGAGGAGAAGGTCTTCGAGCTCACGCAGCAGATCGGCATCGGCGCGCAGTTCGGCGGCAAGTACTTCTGCCACGATGTGCGCGTGGTGCGGCTGCCCCGGCACGGCGCCTCCTGCCCCGTCGCCATCGCGGTGTCCTGCTCGGCCGACCGCCAGGCCAAGGCCAAGATCACCGCCGAGGGGGTGTTCCTGGAGCAGCTGGAGACCGACCCGGCGCGCTTCCTGCCGGAGACGACGGACTCCGAACTGACCGAGAGCGCGGGCCCCGACCTGGACGCGGTGCGAATCGATCTGGCGCGTCCCATGGACGAGATCCTGGCCGAGCTGACCAAGCATCCGGTCCGCACCCGGCTGTCGCTGACCGGCACGCTGGTCGTCGCCCGCGACATCGCGCACGCGAAGATCAAGGAGCGGCTGGACGCGGGCGAGGAGATGCCGCAGTACCTCAAGGACCACCCCGTCTACTACGCGGGCCCGGCCAAGACCCCCGAGGGGTACGCCTCCGGTTCCTTCGGCCCCACCACGGCCGGGCGGATGGACGCCTACGTCGAGCAGTTCCAGGCCGCGGGCGGCTCGAGGGTGATGCTGGCCAAGGGCAACCGCAGCAAGCAGGTCACCGACGCGTGCGCGGCGCACGGCGGCTTCTATCTCGGCTCGATCGGCGGTCCGGCCGCCCGGCTCGCCCAGGACTGCATCAAGAAGGTCGAGGTCCTGGAGTATGAGGAGCTGGGCATGGAGGCGGTCTGGCGGATCGAGGTGGAGGACTTCCCGGCGTTCATCGTCGTGGACGACAAGGGGAACGACTTCTTCGCCGATCCCGCACCCGAGCAGCCGTTCGTCACCTCCATCCCGGTGCGCTCCGGCTCCTGA
- a CDS encoding DUF1707 domain-containing protein — protein MTEDSSRTSLQKQQSAERSPEPAAAAAPAPAPVVEPGGVRASDADRDRVADILREALAEGRLDAEEHGERIEAAYGAKTMGELEPLVRDLPAGRSGASDGEHGGTGTHGGGQRSYGTAFANFSASHTSVPPAPGNCSKENLVAVFSGAGRKGRWRVPRKINAFACFGGIEIDLTEALFEHPHVQINATAIFGGIEIRVPENVTLQQKGAGIFGGFEVRVNESADPDAPTVLVEGVAIFGGVEAKPKRGRLIENLRDRLRKEL, from the coding sequence GTGACTGAAGACTCTTCCCGCACCTCGCTCCAGAAGCAGCAGTCGGCCGAACGCTCCCCGGAGCCCGCCGCGGCGGCAGCGCCCGCGCCGGCCCCCGTCGTGGAGCCGGGCGGGGTGCGCGCCTCGGACGCCGACCGGGACCGGGTCGCGGACATCCTGCGCGAGGCCCTCGCCGAGGGCCGGCTGGACGCGGAGGAGCACGGCGAGCGGATCGAGGCTGCCTACGGGGCCAAGACGATGGGCGAACTGGAGCCCCTCGTGCGCGATCTTCCCGCGGGCCGCTCCGGCGCCTCCGACGGGGAGCACGGCGGCACGGGGACACACGGGGGCGGTCAGCGGTCCTACGGCACCGCGTTCGCGAACTTCTCGGCCTCGCACACCTCCGTTCCGCCCGCGCCCGGCAACTGCTCCAAGGAGAACCTGGTCGCCGTCTTCAGCGGCGCCGGGCGCAAGGGGCGCTGGCGGGTCCCGCGGAAGATCAACGCCTTCGCCTGCTTCGGCGGGATCGAGATCGACCTCACCGAGGCGCTGTTCGAGCACCCGCACGTGCAGATCAACGCCACTGCGATCTTCGGGGGAATCGAGATCCGGGTCCCGGAGAACGTCACTCTGCAGCAGAAGGGTGCCGGGATCTTCGGCGGTTTCGAAGTCCGCGTCAACGAATCCGCGGATCCGGACGCGCCGACCGTGCTGGTCGAGGGAGTGGCGATTTTCGGTGGTGTGGAGGCCAAGCCGAAGCGCGGCCGCCTCATCGAGAACCTGCGCGACCGGCTGCGCAAGGAGCTCTGA
- a CDS encoding class II fumarate hydratase, whose product MTDSTDSTGYRIEHDSMGEVRVPADARWRAQTQRAVENFPVSGQRLERAHIQALARVKAAAAVVNARLGVLDEERAEAVRAAAEEVAEGRWDDHFPVDVFQTGSGTSSNMNMNEVLATLATERLAAQGSQAASVHPNDHVNASQSSNDVFPSSIHIAATAAVTADLVPALEHLAASLEGKAAEFADVVKSGRTHLMDATPVTLGQEFGGYAAQLRYGVERLRAALPRLAELPLGGTAVGTGINTPPGFAAAVIEEVAEATGLPLTEARNHFEAQGARDALVETSGQLRTVAVGLTKICNDLRWMASGPRTGLAEIALPDLQPGSSIMPGKVNPVVPEAVLMVAAQVTGNDATVAAAGAAGNFELNVMLPVMAKNLLESIRLLANAARLLADRTVDGITANTRRAREFAESSPSVVTPLNRYIGYENAAAVAKRAMAEECTIREAVLAAGHVERGELTLEQLDAALDVLDMTHP is encoded by the coding sequence ATGACCGACAGCACAGACAGCACCGGGTACCGGATCGAGCACGACTCGATGGGAGAGGTGCGGGTCCCCGCGGACGCCAGGTGGCGTGCGCAGACGCAGCGCGCCGTGGAGAACTTCCCCGTCAGCGGGCAGCGGCTGGAGCGGGCTCACATCCAGGCGCTGGCCCGTGTCAAGGCGGCGGCCGCCGTGGTCAACGCCCGACTCGGAGTGCTGGACGAGGAGCGGGCCGAGGCGGTGCGGGCCGCGGCCGAGGAGGTCGCCGAGGGCCGCTGGGACGACCACTTCCCGGTCGATGTCTTCCAGACCGGTTCGGGCACCTCGTCGAACATGAACATGAACGAGGTGCTGGCGACCCTGGCCACCGAGCGGCTGGCCGCCCAGGGTTCCCAGGCTGCCTCCGTCCATCCGAACGACCATGTCAACGCCAGCCAGTCGTCGAACGACGTGTTCCCCTCGTCCATCCACATCGCCGCGACCGCGGCGGTCACCGCCGACCTGGTCCCGGCGCTGGAACACCTGGCCGCCTCGTTGGAGGGGAAGGCCGCGGAGTTCGCCGACGTGGTCAAGTCGGGGCGCACCCACCTGATGGACGCCACCCCGGTGACGCTGGGCCAGGAGTTCGGCGGCTACGCGGCGCAACTGCGGTACGGCGTCGAGCGGTTGCGGGCCGCGCTGCCCCGGCTGGCCGAACTCCCGCTGGGCGGGACGGCCGTGGGCACCGGGATCAACACCCCGCCGGGGTTCGCGGCCGCCGTCATCGAGGAGGTCGCCGAGGCCACCGGGCTGCCGCTGACCGAGGCGCGGAACCACTTCGAGGCGCAGGGCGCGCGGGACGCGCTGGTGGAGACCTCCGGACAGCTGCGGACCGTCGCCGTGGGACTGACCAAGATCTGCAACGATCTGCGCTGGATGGCCTCGGGGCCGCGCACCGGACTGGCCGAGATCGCGCTGCCCGACCTGCAGCCCGGCTCGTCGATCATGCCGGGCAAGGTCAACCCGGTCGTCCCCGAGGCGGTGCTGATGGTGGCGGCGCAGGTCACCGGGAACGACGCGACGGTGGCGGCGGCCGGGGCCGCGGGCAATTTCGAGTTGAACGTGATGCTGCCCGTGATGGCCAAGAATCTCCTGGAGTCGATCCGGCTGCTGGCCAACGCCGCACGGCTGCTGGCCGACCGCACGGTGGACGGCATCACCGCGAACACCCGCCGTGCACGGGAGTTCGCCGAGTCCTCACCCTCGGTCGTCACCCCGCTCAACAGGTACATCGGCTACGAGAACGCGGCTGCCGTGGCCAAGCGGGCCATGGCCGAGGAGTGCACCATCCGCGAGGCGGTGCTGGCCGCGGGCCATGTGGAGCGCGGGGAGCTGACGCTGGAGCAACTGGACGCCGCGCTGGACGTGCTGGACATGACCCACCCCTGA
- a CDS encoding VOC family protein has translation MTSRISVLCIDALEPRVVADFWCRVLDWRIREEAEGGVTIGPSDPAAPGIDVFPVPERKTLKNRLHLDLRADGSTTEEELRRLLELGATRVDVGQSPDVTWTVLADPEGNEFCLLGRTVQEL, from the coding sequence ATGACGAGTCGTATCTCGGTGCTGTGCATCGACGCTCTGGAACCCCGGGTCGTGGCCGACTTCTGGTGCCGGGTGCTGGACTGGCGGATCAGGGAGGAGGCCGAGGGCGGGGTCACCATCGGGCCGTCGGACCCGGCGGCGCCGGGCATCGACGTCTTCCCCGTCCCGGAGCGCAAGACGCTCAAGAACCGGCTCCACCTCGATCTGCGGGCCGACGGCAGCACCACCGAGGAGGAGCTGCGGCGCCTCCTGGAGCTGGGCGCCACCCGGGTGGACGTCGGCCAGTCACCGGATGTCACCTGGACGGTGCTCGCCGACCCGGAGGGCAACGAGTTCTGCCTGCTGGGGCGGACGGTCCAGGAGCTGTGA